From a single bacterium genomic region:
- the carB gene encoding carbamoyl-phosphate synthase large subunit: protein MAGRKDIHKIMIIGSGPIIIGQACEFDYSGSQACKALKEEGYKVVLANSNPATIMTDPEMADATYLEPLTVEMLIKIIEIERPDAILPTMGGQTGLNLATFLDKEGVLRKYGVQVIGADIQTIAIAEDRALFKSAMLDLGLKVPESVLTRSFAEGMKISGRLGFPLILRPAFTLGGTGGSIVYNFEELEEKLEYGLEASPISEVLIEQSVLGWKEVEFEVMRDHLDNVIMVTSMENLDPMGVHTGDSVVVTPVQTLSRIEYERLVSYSKRIIRKIGVVGGANIQYAVNPNSGEVSVIEVNPRVSRSSALASKATGFPIARIASKLAVGFTLKEVENQLVGNTNCFYEPNIDYCVFKVARFTFEKFQAAERVIGTSMKAVGEAMSIGRNFREALQKGIRSLEIGRFGLGCDGKDRWNIHHNFTDDEKGYIKKKISVADDERLFYLRYGMLAGLSIDEIYKLSKIDKWFLENIKQIVDLEREISHHSNIEKISFNLLEEAKKSGFSDFQLAKILNITEAEVRNERKKRNITNVYKLVDSTAGEYKAEKPYYYSTYEKYDEGRYSKNKKVVILGGGPNRIGQGIEFDYCCVHASFALREEGFESIMVNCNPETVSTDYDTSDRLYFEPVTVEDVMNILDKEKPDGVILQFGGQTPLNLAIPLQEEGVNILGTTPEAIDIAEDREKFRQLLDKLSIKQTQNATASSFIEAEKIAARIGYPVLVRPSYVLGGRAMEIVYDTEALESFMHKATAISPEHPILIDKFLEDAIEVDVDAVCDGKLCVIGGVMEHIEEAGVHSGDSAMVMPPYSVDEKVIAEIEESTKKIALDLNIKGLINIQYAVKNSEVYILEVNPRASRTIPFISKVINVPLAKVATKIMTGKTLEQQGFTKPIKPEFFAVKESVFPFARFQGIDAVLSPEMKSTGEVIGLDRSFEMAYAKSQLAAGQNLPVSGSIFISVKDKDKPLVPAIVVGFQELGFEIFASSGTGKYLLEKGVEVKVIPKVYEGERPNIVDYMKNDKISLIINTPSGKKPKSDIISIRSIAVSRNIPLITTIPCAKASLIAIKKIKEKDIGVQSIQEYHRELKK from the coding sequence ATGGCAGGTAGAAAAGATATACATAAAATTATGATAATAGGTTCAGGACCAATAATTATTGGTCAAGCGTGCGAATTTGATTATTCTGGTTCCCAAGCTTGCAAAGCCTTAAAAGAAGAAGGGTATAAGGTTGTTCTTGCTAACAGCAACCCTGCAACTATTATGACAGACCCAGAAATGGCTGATGCTACTTACCTTGAGCCCCTGACAGTTGAAATGCTTATAAAGATTATAGAAATAGAAAGACCAGATGCGATACTTCCAACTATGGGTGGGCAGACAGGATTGAACCTTGCAACTTTTCTTGATAAAGAAGGGGTTTTACGAAAGTATGGTGTTCAGGTTATTGGAGCAGATATTCAAACTATTGCCATTGCTGAAGACCGAGCTCTATTTAAAAGCGCAATGCTTGATCTTGGGTTAAAGGTTCCTGAGAGTGTTCTTACCCGAAGTTTTGCAGAAGGAATGAAGATTTCTGGTAGACTTGGGTTCCCTTTAATACTTAGACCAGCTTTTACGCTCGGTGGCACAGGTGGGTCTATTGTATACAATTTTGAAGAACTTGAAGAAAAACTTGAATATGGACTTGAAGCAAGCCCTATAAGCGAAGTTTTAATTGAACAGTCAGTATTAGGTTGGAAAGAGGTTGAGTTTGAAGTTATGAGGGACCATCTTGACAATGTTATTATGGTAACTTCTATGGAAAACCTTGACCCTATGGGAGTTCATACAGGGGATAGTGTGGTTGTTACACCGGTTCAAACTCTTAGCAGAATAGAGTACGAAAGACTTGTGTCATACTCAAAAAGAATTATAAGAAAGATAGGAGTGGTGGGTGGCGCAAATATTCAATATGCAGTTAACCCTAACAGTGGAGAAGTTTCTGTTATAGAGGTTAATCCGCGAGTATCAAGAAGTTCTGCTCTTGCTTCTAAGGCAACAGGTTTTCCTATAGCAAGAATTGCTTCAAAACTTGCTGTTGGATTCACACTCAAAGAGGTAGAGAACCAACTTGTAGGAAATACGAACTGTTTTTACGAACCAAATATTGATTACTGTGTTTTTAAGGTTGCCAGGTTCACTTTTGAAAAATTTCAGGCAGCAGAGAGGGTTATAGGAACTTCAATGAAAGCTGTTGGTGAGGCTATGTCAATAGGTAGAAATTTTAGAGAGGCTTTACAGAAAGGCATACGTTCTCTTGAAATCGGTAGATTTGGGCTTGGATGTGATGGTAAAGATAGGTGGAATATCCACCATAATTTTACCGATGATGAAAAAGGATATATTAAAAAGAAAATCTCGGTAGCAGACGATGAACGATTGTTCTATTTAAGATATGGTATGTTGGCTGGTTTATCAATAGATGAAATTTATAAATTATCTAAAATTGATAAATGGTTTTTGGAAAATATAAAACAGATAGTAGATCTTGAGCGAGAAATTTCTCATCACAGTAACATTGAAAAGATATCTTTTAATCTTTTAGAGGAAGCAAAAAAATCTGGTTTTTCTGATTTTCAATTGGCAAAAATTTTAAATATAACCGAGGCTGAAGTTCGTAATGAAAGAAAAAAAAGAAATATCACCAATGTCTATAAATTGGTTGATAGTACTGCTGGAGAATATAAAGCAGAAAAACCTTACTATTATTCAACATATGAAAAATATGATGAAGGTAGGTATTCAAAAAATAAAAAAGTTGTTATTCTTGGAGGCGGGCCAAACAGAATAGGTCAAGGTATAGAGTTTGATTACTGTTGTGTACATGCCTCTTTTGCTCTCAGGGAAGAAGGGTTTGAAAGTATAATGGTAAATTGTAATCCAGAAACTGTTAGTACTGACTATGATACTTCTGATAGACTATATTTTGAACCGGTCACTGTTGAAGATGTGATGAATATACTTGATAAAGAAAAACCTGATGGAGTAATCCTTCAGTTCGGCGGGCAGACTCCGTTAAATCTTGCTATTCCGCTACAAGAAGAAGGAGTAAATATTCTTGGCACAACCCCCGAGGCAATTGATATAGCAGAAGATAGAGAAAAATTTAGACAACTTTTAGATAAACTTTCAATAAAACAGACACAGAACGCAACTGCAAGTTCTTTTATAGAAGCAGAAAAGATAGCTGCTCGTATAGGGTATCCTGTCCTTGTTAGACCTTCGTATGTTCTTGGAGGTCGTGCGATGGAGATTGTTTACGACACAGAGGCGCTTGAATCCTTTATGCATAAAGCAACGGCAATATCTCCTGAACACCCTATACTTATAGATAAATTTCTTGAAGACGCAATAGAGGTAGATGTTGACGCTGTTTGTGATGGTAAACTGTGTGTTATTGGCGGAGTTATGGAGCATATAGAAGAAGCTGGTGTTCATTCTGGAGATAGCGCTATGGTGATGCCGCCTTATAGTGTTGATGAAAAAGTTATTGCAGAAATAGAAGAATCTACTAAAAAAATTGCGTTAGACCTTAATATAAAAGGCTTAATAAATATTCAATATGCTGTTAAAAATAGTGAGGTCTATATTCTCGAAGTTAATCCAAGGGCTTCAAGGACAATACCATTCATTAGTAAAGTTATAAATGTTCCTTTAGCAAAAGTTGCAACCAAAATTATGACAGGTAAAACCCTTGAACAGCAGGGATTTACCAAACCAATAAAACCAGAATTTTTTGCTGTAAAAGAGTCTGTTTTTCCTTTTGCAAGATTTCAAGGAATAGATGCAGTTTTAAGTCCTGAGATGAAATCTACTGGCGAAGTTATAGGATTGGATAGAAGTTTTGAAATGGCTTACGCTAAAAGTCAGTTAGCTGCTGGACAAAACTTACCTGTGTCTGGTTCAATTTTTATAAGCGTAAAAGATAAAGATAAACCTCTTGTTCCCGCTATTGTAGTTGGTTTTCAAGAATTGGGATTTGAAATATTTGCCAGTTCAGGAACAGGTAAATATCTTCTTGAAAAAGGAGTAGAGGTTAAAGTTATCCCAAAAGTGTATGAAGGTGAAAGACCTAACATTGTTGATTATATGAAAAATGATAAGATATCTCTTATCATTAATACTCCTTCAGGTAAAAAACCAAAAAGCGATATAATTTCTATTAGAAGTATTGCCGTTAGTAGAAATATCCCTTTAATTACTACTATACCCTGTGCTAAAGCATCCCTCATTGCAATTAAAAAAATTAAAGAGAAGGATATAGGTGTTCAAAGTATTCAGGAATACCACCGTGAACTAAAAAAATAA
- a CDS encoding ExsB family transcriptional regulator encodes MAFGPIKFVNDKTNELKKKVGDEKVIVATSGGVDSMACAILAHKAIRENLIVLYLDNGLMREGESEEVNGYFTKFGIEMQTWDVKERFFEALKGKTDPEEKRISFRDVFYRTLRQAIKSYSAHYLIQGTIATDIVETQKGIKTQHNVLSQIGINPANYGLKILEPLKELYKPQVKLVAKHLGLPMKVYERKPFPGPALATRIIGEVVPERVEKIRIATKILDDTIRERKAFQVLAVLFSDRATGMIDGKRVYGDVIAIRAVESKDAITAKPCRISWTRLEKIRDRILAEVPGVVKVLYDITPKPPSTIEYI; translated from the coding sequence ATGGCTTTTGGACCAATAAAATTTGTTAATGACAAAACAAACGAGCTTAAAAAGAAGGTTGGGGATGAAAAAGTTATAGTTGCAACTTCAGGTGGGGTTGATAGTATGGCTTGTGCAATTCTTGCACATAAAGCAATTAGAGAAAATCTAATTGTCTTATACCTTGACAACGGGTTAATGAGAGAAGGAGAGAGCGAAGAAGTTAATGGGTATTTTACTAAATTTGGTATAGAGATGCAAACCTGGGACGTTAAAGAAAGGTTTTTTGAGGCACTAAAAGGCAAGACAGACCCAGAAGAAAAGAGGATATCATTTAGAGATGTATTTTATAGAACTTTAAGACAAGCAATCAAAAGTTATTCAGCTCACTATCTGATTCAAGGTACTATTGCTACAGATATAGTTGAAACTCAGAAAGGTATTAAAACTCAGCACAATGTTCTTTCTCAAATAGGTATTAACCCAGCCAATTACGGGCTTAAAATTCTCGAACCTTTAAAAGAGTTGTATAAACCTCAGGTTAAACTGGTAGCCAAACATCTTGGATTACCAATGAAAGTATATGAGAGAAAACCTTTTCCTGGTCCAGCCTTAGCAACAAGAATTATTGGTGAGGTTGTACCTGAGCGGGTAGAAAAGATTAGGATAGCTACAAAAATTCTTGACGATACAATAAGAGAAAGGAAAGCATTCCAAGTTTTAGCGGTGCTATTTTCAGACAGAGCAACTGGAATGATAGATGGTAAAAGAGTATATGGAGATGTGATTGCTATTAGAGCAGTTGAATCAAAAGATGCTATTACAGCAAAACCGTGTAGAATTTCTTGGACAAGACTTGAAAAAATAAGAGATAGAATACTTGCTGAGGTCCCTGGTGTTGTTAAAGTTTTGTATGATATAACCCCTAAGCCACCAAGCACAATAGAATATATTTAA